One genomic window of Gossypium hirsutum isolate 1008001.06 chromosome D11, Gossypium_hirsutum_v2.1, whole genome shotgun sequence includes the following:
- the LOC107912088 gene encoding nucleolar protein 56, translated as MALYLLFESSSGYALFHAQGLDEIGQNTEAVRNSVADLNRFGKVVQLTAFQPFESAIDGLNQCNSVSEGLMTDELRSFLELNLPKVKEGKKSKFSLGVAEPKLGSHISETTKIPCQSGEFVLELLRGVRLHFDKFIKDLKSGDLEKAQLGLAHSYSRAKVKFNVNRVDNMVIQAIFLLDTLDKDINSFSMRVREWYSWHFPELVKIVNDNYLYARVAKLIEDKSKLSEEHVPALTEILGDEDKAKEVVEAGKASMGQDLTPVDLINVQLFAQRVMDLAEYRKNLYDYLVTKMNDIAPNLASLIGEVVGARLISHAGSLTNLAKCPSSTLQILGAEKALFRALKTRGNTPKYGLIFHSSFIGRASSKNKGRMARYLANKCSIASRIDCFSERGSTVFGEKLREQVEERLEFYDKGVAPRKNIDVMKSAIESTQNKDTEMEEVEPEEASAKKSKKKKSKTEDAPAAATNGDALEDGKSEKKKKKEKRKKEQEADEEDGKTNGVNEQDGTAKKKKKKSKDEAATNENTKKKKKKKKSQE; from the exons ATGGCTCTTTACTTGTTGTTCGAGTCATCTTCTGGGTACGCGTTGTTCCACGCTCAGGGGCTCGATGAAATCGGTCAGAATACAGAGGCCGTTAGGAACTCGGTGGCGGATCTGAATCGGTTCGGTAAAGTGGTCCAACTCACTGCTTTTCAGCCTTTTGAGTCCGCTATTGATGGTCTCAATCAATGCAATTCTGTTTCTGAAG GGCTTATGACCGATGAGTTGAGGAGTTTTTTGGAGCTGAATCTCCCTAAAGTGAAGGAAGGCAAGAAGTCGAAGTTCAGCCTGGGTGTTGCAGAGCCTAAGCTTGGTTCCCACATCTCAGAGACAACAAAAATTCCATGTCAGAGTGGGGAGTTTGTGCTCGAGCTTCTTCGTGGTGTGCGGTTGCATTTTGATAAGTTTATCAAGGACCTAAAG TCTGGGGACTTAGAGAAAGCTCAGCTCGGTCTGGCGCACAGTTACAGTAGAGCAAAGGTTAAGTTCAATGTCAACCGAGTTGACAATATGGTTATTCAAGCAATTTTCCTACTTGACACTCTTGACAAGGATATCAATTCCTTTTCCATGAGAGTTAG GGAGTGGTACTCTTGGCATTTCCCCGAGTTGGTAAAGATTGTCAACGATAACTATCTCTATGCTAGGGTTGCTAAGCTTATCGAGGATAAGTCAAAGTTGTCTGAAGAACATGTACCTGCGTTAACTGAGATACTCGGGGATGAGGACAAAGCAAAAGAAGTTGTAGAAGCTGGCAAAGCATCAATGG GACAGGATTTGACCCCTGTTGATTTGATTAATGTTCAGCTATTTGCTCAGAGGGTAATGGATCTTGCTGAGTACAGAAAGAATCTTTATGATTATTTAGTGACTAAGATGAATGACATTGCACCAAATTTGGCATCATTGATCGGGGAAGTTGTTGGGGCCCGGTTGATCTCTCATGCTGGTAGTCTCACGAATTTGGCCAAGTGCCCCTCTTCTACTCTCCAGATTCTTGGAGCAGAGAAGGCTCTTTTCAG GGCACTGAAAACTCGCGGAAATACACCCAAGTATGGTCTAATTTTCCATTCATCTTTCATTGGTCGAGCATCTTCGAAGAACAAGGGCCGAATGGCACGCTATCTTGCAAACAAGTGTTCCATTGCATCTCGTATAGATTGTTTTTCAG AGAGGGGTTCCACTGTCTTTGGGGAGAAACTGCGGGAACAGGTGGAGGAACGACTTGAATTCTATGACAAAGGTGTTGCACCTCGTAAAAACATCGATGTAATGAAATCTGCAATTGAAAGTACTCAGAACAAAG ATACTGAAATGGAAGAAGTGGAACCTGAAGAAGCTTCCGCAAAGAAAAGCAAGAAAAAGAAGTCAAAAACCGAAGATGCTCCAGCTGCTGCTACAAATGGAGATGCCTTGGAGGACGGTAAAtcggagaagaaaaagaagaaagagaaacgAAAGAAGGAGCAAGAGGCGGATGAAGAAGATGGGAAAACAAATGGCGTAAACGAGCAGGATGGGACagccaagaaaaagaaaaagaagagtaaAGATGAAGCAGCTACAAATGAAAatacaaagaagaagaagaagaagaagaagagccaAGAGTGA
- the LOC107911254 gene encoding putative calcium-binding protein CML19 codes for MIKNEQYERVLSYFDRDGDGKISASELSHRLGLMGGELKLNEAQVAIEALDSNGDGLLDLEDFIGLLEEGGEAEKTKDLKEAFQMYDTDGNGFITPKDLKKMLSKLGEFKSIDECKVMIKRFDLNGDGVISFEEFKLMMQ; via the coding sequence ATGATCAAAAACGAACAATACGAACGTGTTCTTAGTTACTTCGATAGAGACGGCGATGGGAAGATTTCAGCATCGGAGTTGAGCCAtagattgggcttaatgggcggGGAACTGAAGTTAAACGAAGCCCAAGTGGCAATCGAAGCGTTGGACTCAAACGGCGACGGGTTATTAGATTTGGAGGATTTCATTGGGTTATTAGAAGAAGGAGGTGAAGCAGAGAAGACGAAGGATTTGAAAGAAGCTTTCCAGATGTACGATACTGATGGAAACGGATTCATTACGcctaaagacttgaagaaaatgttaaGCAAGCTTGGGGAGTTCAAGTCCATTGATGAATGTAAGGTTATGATCAAGCGATTTGATCTTAACGGTGATGGTGTCATCAGCTTCGAGGAGTTTAAATTGATGATGCAATGA
- the LOC107912087 gene encoding cytochrome P450 94B3 — protein sequence MVTSFFLGFLFGFFIFSSVVSSFMHEFIHSFSAKKTFSASNGQPSYPFLGCLISFYKNRSRLLDWYTDLLSESPCQTIVVSRLGARRTVVTANPANIEYILKTNFNNFPKGRPFTEILGDLLGCGIFNVDGELWSTQRKLASHEFSTKSLREFVVKTLQEVVDDRLVPLLEAAMEAEEVLDLQDVLRRLAFDTVCKVSLGYDPCCLDLLKPVPPLVKAFDTASEISAMRGMAPMIVVWKLKRALNVGSEKKLKEAIDLVHGCVLEIIRNKKKALEEAKAKSAAARGGEDLLSRLLSAGHDGDVVRDMVISFIMAGRDTTSSAMTWLFWLLSEHENAEKMMVKEVESMLGNGGNGLDFETLKEMNFVKACICESMRLYPPVAWDSKHALDDDVLPDGTFVGKGDRVTYFPYGMGRMEALWGKDWFEFEPDRWFQEPGAENGLLKPVSPFKFPVFQAGPRVCLGKEMAFIQMKYVVASILKKFEIRPVNREQPVFVPLLTGHMAGGLNVLVKRRELK from the coding sequence ATGGTTACCTCTTTCTTCTTGggttttttatttgggtttttcatATTCTCTAGTGTCGTTTCATCTTTCATGCACGAATTTATACACTCTTTTTCGGCTAAGAAAACGTTTTCGGCTTCCAATGGGCAGCCTTCGTATCCGTTTCTTGGCTGTCTCATCTCTTTTTACAAGAATCGCAGCCGTCTCTTGGATTGGTACACTGATCTTTTGTCGGAGTCGCCTTGCCAGACCATCGTGGTGAGCCGTCTCGGTGCACGTCGTACGGTCGTCACTGCGAATCCTGCTAATATCGAGTATATACTTAAGACCAACTTCAATAATTTCCCTAAAGGCAGGCCTTTCACTGAAATCCTGGGCGATCTTCTCGGTTGTGGGATATTTAACGTTGATGGGGAGCTGTGGAGTACTCAACGGAAGCTCGCCAGCCATGAGTTTAGTACAAAGTCATTGAGAGAATTCGTGGTGAAAACCCTCCAAGAAGTGGTGGATGATCGGCTGGTACCGTTGCTTGAAGCGGCGATGGAGGCCGAGGAAGTCCTTGATTTGCAAGACGTGTTAAGAAGATTAGCATTCGACACCGTGTGTAAAGTATCATTGGGTTACGACCCTTGTTGCTTGGATCTTTTGAAACCAGTGCCGCCGCTCGTTAAAGCGTTCGATACCGCATCGGAGATATCCGCCATGCGGGGAATGGCGCCCATGATCGTGGTGTGGAAACTAAAGAGAGCCCTTAACGTCGGGTCGGAAAAGAAACTCAAGGAAGCTATCGATCTCGTTCACGGCTGCGTATTGGAGATCATTCGGAACAAAAAGAAGGCTCTCGAAGAAGCGAAGGCCAAAAGCGCCGCCGCCAGAGGCGGCGAAGACTTACTGTCGAGGCTGTTATCAGCTGGACACGACGGTGATGTCGTGAGAGATATGGTGATTAGCTTCATAATGGCTGGAAGAGACACCACCTCCTCCGCCATGACGTGGCTGTTTTGGCTGCTTTCGGAGCATGAAAATGCGGAGAAAATGATGGTGAAAGAAGTGGAATCGATGCTCGGTAATGGCGGAAATGGACTGGATTTCGAAACGTTAAAGGAAATGAATTTCGTGAAAGCCTGCATTTGTGAGTCAATGAGGCTTTACCCTCCGGTGGCATGGGACTCAAAACACGCCTTAGACGATGACGTTTTACCCGATGGGACTTTCGTCGGGAAAGGAGATAGAGTAACGTATTTCCCTTACGGGATGGGGAGGATGGAGGCGTTGTGGGGAAAGGATTGGTTCGAGTTCGAACCGGACCGGTGGTTCCAAGAACCGGGTGCAGAGAATGGGTTGCTAAAGCCTGTCAGCCCTTTCAAGTTCCCCGTTTTTCAAGCCGGTCCAAGAGTTTGCCTTGGGAAAGAAATGGCGTTTATTCAGATGAAGTATGTGGTGGCTTCGATACTGAAGAAATTCGAGATCAGACCGGTGAACCGGGAGCAACCGGTTTTTGTTCCTCTATTGACCGGCCATATGGCTGGTGGTTTGAATGTCTTGGTGAAGAGAAGGGAGCTGAAATAG